From a single Alkalihalophilus pseudofirmus genomic region:
- a CDS encoding carbohydrate ABC transporter permease — protein MKNSNREPRSHNPNLATLLSVVPGLGQFYNRRYAKGSAFFILFAAFFGVFYNFLNIGFWGLFTLGTIPRVDDSRLLLAQGIMSLILTTFAILFYVINLVDARKDAKRIQQGWAAPSVREGFRHAYDKSFPYLLTAPGLLLLIFTVVFPLMYMVGLAFTNYGLYNAPPRNLLEWIGFKNFIDLVTVPIWRDTFFSVLSWTLVWTFVATTLQIALALFLALLVNDPRVKGKKFIRTILILPWAVPGFVTILIFSAMFNDNFGTINRDIIIPLFGGDGIPWMSDPFWAKTALIMIQVWLGFPFVFALFTGVLTSISSDWYEAADMDGANRLQKFRFITLPHVLFATAPLLIMQYSFNFNNFNIIYLFNQGGPAVRGQNAGGTDILISWVYGLTFETKQYGMAAAISIIIGIMVAGFAFFQFRRSRSFKEEGSV, from the coding sequence ATGAAAAATTCGAATCGTGAACCACGTTCGCACAACCCAAATCTTGCCACGCTCCTATCTGTTGTGCCTGGTTTAGGGCAATTTTATAACCGCCGTTATGCAAAAGGATCGGCCTTCTTTATTCTCTTTGCAGCCTTCTTTGGCGTATTTTATAACTTTTTGAATATAGGCTTTTGGGGATTATTCACATTAGGAACCATTCCCCGAGTTGATGATTCTAGACTTTTATTAGCTCAAGGAATTATGTCTTTAATTCTCACTACATTTGCCATTTTATTTTATGTGATCAATTTAGTTGATGCACGTAAGGATGCAAAGAGAATTCAACAAGGCTGGGCTGCCCCTAGTGTCCGTGAAGGGTTTCGCCATGCATATGACAAGAGCTTTCCTTATTTATTAACAGCACCAGGACTATTGCTATTAATTTTCACTGTCGTTTTTCCATTAATGTACATGGTAGGGCTCGCTTTTACAAACTACGGATTGTATAACGCACCGCCGAGAAATCTGCTTGAGTGGATTGGTTTTAAAAACTTTATCGATTTGGTGACTGTACCGATTTGGCGTGACACCTTCTTCTCTGTATTATCATGGACGCTCGTATGGACGTTTGTAGCGACTACTTTACAAATCGCTCTAGCATTGTTTTTAGCACTGCTTGTTAACGATCCCCGTGTTAAAGGGAAAAAGTTTATTCGTACGATTTTAATTTTGCCTTGGGCTGTACCGGGGTTTGTAACAATTCTTATTTTCTCAGCAATGTTTAATGATAATTTTGGAACGATTAACCGTGATATTATTATTCCTCTCTTTGGTGGAGATGGTATCCCTTGGATGAGTGATCCATTCTGGGCAAAAACAGCTTTAATTATGATCCAAGTATGGTTAGGCTTCCCGTTTGTATTTGCACTATTTACAGGGGTGTTAACAAGTATTTCAAGTGACTGGTACGAGGCTGCGGATATGGACGGGGCAAATCGTCTGCAAAAGTTCCGCTTCATCACATTGCCGCATGTCTTATTTGCGACAGCACCGCTGCTTATTATGCAGTATTCGTTTAACTTCAATAACTTTAATATTATTTACCTATTTAACCAAGGCGGCCCAGCGGTAAGAGGACAAAATGCGGGAGGAACCGACATTCTCATATCTTGGGTGTATGGCCTGACTTTTGAGACAAAACAGTACGGTATGGCTGCAGCAATTTCAATTATTATTGGTATCATGGTGGCTGGCTTTGCCTTCTTCCAATTCCGTCGAAGTCGTTCCTTTAAAGAGGAGGGAAGCGTATAA
- a CDS encoding extracellular solute-binding protein, whose protein sequence is MKMRSFLLLLVMGLVLAVLAACGPDREEEAAPAPAEGETEGEVTEAEKPDTLTMWVNDEDAQLDAYEEITERFTEETGINVDITPFSMLDQTDALSLDAASGGGPDLFFQPNDRMGDIYLQGLAAELELTEEQLEGYPEGAITALSYEGAQLGIPAVIETYGLMYNTELVEEAPATIEELEQIAEELTNASADEYGFLMEGTNFYYLYPFLEAYGGYVFNQDADGVYDIEDIGLANEGATEGAELIQSWFEAGYLPQGITGDIMNGLFEDGKVGAVVTGPWNIPNYSAALGDNLAVAPLPTIDGENMASFSGVKGWLVNEYSENIEWATELALFITNPENALTYFEVAGELPARTDVEIDDELRAGLVEQAEYAVPMPNIPAMSQVWDPMGDAFEFISQGQDAQEVLEEAVDQIKEQIQLSEGAN, encoded by the coding sequence ATGAAAATGCGTTCATTTTTACTGTTGCTAGTAATGGGGCTGGTGTTAGCTGTTTTAGCTGCATGTGGTCCAGATCGCGAAGAAGAAGCTGCACCTGCGCCAGCAGAAGGTGAAACTGAAGGTGAGGTAACAGAGGCCGAAAAGCCTGATACATTAACAATGTGGGTAAATGATGAAGATGCACAACTTGATGCATATGAAGAAATTACAGAACGCTTCACAGAAGAAACCGGAATTAATGTAGACATTACTCCATTCTCTATGCTTGACCAAACAGATGCATTATCTCTTGATGCTGCATCAGGCGGCGGACCGGACTTATTCTTCCAGCCAAACGATCGTATGGGTGATATTTACCTGCAAGGTTTAGCTGCAGAGCTTGAATTAACAGAAGAGCAATTAGAAGGTTACCCAGAAGGAGCAATCACAGCTCTTAGCTACGAGGGTGCTCAACTTGGAATTCCAGCTGTTATCGAAACATACGGCTTAATGTATAACACAGAGCTTGTTGAAGAAGCTCCTGCAACAATCGAAGAACTAGAGCAAATTGCAGAAGAACTGACAAATGCATCAGCTGATGAATACGGGTTTTTAATGGAAGGAACGAACTTCTACTACCTGTATCCTTTCCTAGAGGCATACGGCGGTTATGTATTTAACCAAGATGCTGATGGTGTTTATGATATTGAAGATATCGGTCTTGCAAACGAAGGTGCAACAGAAGGCGCAGAGCTTATCCAATCTTGGTTTGAAGCGGGATATCTTCCACAAGGAATCACTGGCGATATTATGAATGGTCTGTTTGAAGATGGAAAAGTAGGGGCAGTAGTTACAGGTCCTTGGAATATTCCAAACTACTCTGCTGCACTTGGTGACAATTTAGCAGTAGCTCCGCTTCCGACAATTGACGGTGAAAATATGGCTTCATTCTCAGGTGTTAAGGGCTGGCTTGTAAATGAGTACAGTGAAAACATTGAATGGGCTACTGAACTTGCTTTATTTATCACAAACCCTGAAAATGCATTAACATATTTTGAAGTTGCTGGTGAGCTTCCTGCTCGTACAGATGTTGAAATTGATGACGAGCTTCGTGCTGGTTTAGTGGAGCAAGCTGAATATGCAGTTCCTATGCCAAATATTCCTGCAATGTCTCAAGTGTGGGATCCAATGGGAGATGCGTTTGAATTTATTTCTCAAGGCCAAGATGCACAAGAAGTTCTAGAAGAAGCAGTGGATCAAATTAAGGAGCAAATTCAACTTTCTGAAGGTGCTAATTAA
- a CDS encoding glycoside hydrolase family 13 protein: MSKQWWKESVIYQIYPRSFADSNGDGIGDLNGIISKLDYLEWLGIDVIWLSPVYDSPNDDNGYDIRDYYGIMKEFGTMDDWELMLSEVHKRGMKLIMDLVINHSSDECEWFVKSASSKTSPYRDYYIWRPGNGGQEPNNWESHFSGSAWKYHEETDEYFLHLFSKKQPDFNWENEALRSELYKMMTWWLDKGIDGFRMDVINMISKAEGLPDAAEVRDTPYQPAGDLFLNGPRVHEYIKEMNEQVLSKYDVMTVGETPGVTPDDAALFTGEDRNELNMVFQFDHMDVDSGPGGKWDIQPWTLSELRRILDGWQLGLEGRGWNSLYLNNHDQPRMVSRFGDDKEYRGKSAKMLATLLHTLQGTPYIYQGEEIGMTNVEFDSIDDYRDIETLNMYKEATEERGLSHDEVMRRIYIKGRDNARTPMQWNQTKHAGFTTGEPWLAVNQNYEEINVEEAKTDKNSVLHYYKKLIALRKENPIMIYGAYRPLDENKEAVYSYEREWEGKKLLVMLNFTATPQVYKVPPGWMKSSCELLISNEAIHPSLEDGTIELSSYEARVYVM; this comes from the coding sequence ATGAGCAAACAATGGTGGAAAGAAAGTGTGATTTACCAAATATACCCCCGCAGCTTTGCTGACAGCAATGGTGATGGGATTGGCGACTTAAATGGAATAATTAGTAAGCTTGATTATCTAGAATGGTTAGGGATTGATGTGATCTGGCTAAGTCCTGTCTATGATTCTCCTAATGATGATAACGGGTACGATATTCGTGATTATTACGGAATTATGAAGGAATTTGGGACAATGGACGACTGGGAATTGATGCTAAGTGAAGTCCATAAACGCGGGATGAAGTTAATTATGGACTTAGTCATTAATCACTCGAGTGACGAATGTGAGTGGTTTGTAAAGTCAGCTTCATCAAAAACAAGCCCGTATCGGGATTACTACATATGGCGCCCAGGTAATGGTGGTCAAGAACCTAATAATTGGGAATCTCATTTCAGCGGGTCTGCATGGAAGTATCACGAAGAAACGGATGAGTATTTCCTGCACCTATTTTCAAAAAAACAGCCTGATTTCAATTGGGAGAATGAAGCGTTACGTAGTGAACTATACAAGATGATGACTTGGTGGCTCGATAAAGGGATTGATGGCTTTAGGATGGATGTCATCAATATGATCTCTAAAGCAGAGGGGCTCCCTGATGCAGCTGAAGTAAGAGACACGCCGTATCAGCCGGCAGGCGATCTATTTCTAAATGGTCCGCGTGTTCATGAATATATAAAGGAAATGAATGAACAAGTGTTATCGAAATACGATGTCATGACGGTCGGTGAGACACCGGGAGTCACGCCAGACGATGCAGCATTATTTACCGGAGAAGATCGCAATGAATTAAATATGGTTTTTCAATTTGATCACATGGATGTGGATTCAGGACCTGGAGGTAAATGGGATATTCAACCATGGACCTTAAGTGAGCTTAGAAGAATTTTAGACGGCTGGCAGCTGGGACTTGAAGGGCGTGGTTGGAACAGTTTGTATCTGAATAACCATGATCAACCGAGAATGGTTTCAAGGTTCGGAGATGATAAAGAGTACCGTGGGAAATCTGCAAAAATGTTAGCAACCCTGCTGCACACACTGCAAGGCACTCCTTACATTTACCAAGGCGAAGAAATCGGCATGACGAACGTGGAATTTGATTCGATCGATGATTATCGCGATATTGAGACCCTTAACATGTATAAAGAAGCAACAGAAGAAAGAGGACTATCACATGATGAGGTCATGAGACGGATCTATATTAAGGGTCGTGACAATGCGAGAACACCTATGCAGTGGAACCAAACAAAACATGCAGGCTTCACAACGGGGGAGCCTTGGCTGGCTGTCAATCAGAATTATGAAGAAATTAATGTAGAGGAAGCTAAGACAGACAAAAACTCAGTCCTTCATTATTACAAAAAACTGATTGCACTAAGAAAAGAGAATCCAATCATGATTTATGGTGCGTATAGGCCATTAGATGAAAATAAAGAGGCTGTATACAGTTATGAAAGAGAATGGGAAGGCAAGAAGCTTTTAGTCATGCTAAACTTCACAGCCACACCCCAAGTATATAAGGTACCACCAGGATGGATGAAAAGCAGCTGTGAGTTGTTGATTAGTAATGAGGCCATCCATCCATCATTAGAAGATGGAACAATAGAGCTCTCATCTTATGAAGCTCGTGTTTATGTTATGTAA
- a CDS encoding glycoside hydrolase family 13 protein, producing the protein MQKEAIYHRPKNEFAYAYNEKDLHIRLKTKKDDVEDVELLYGDPYEWDNEAGWLFQAEKMMKTGSDELFDYWFKEVSPPFRRLRYGFRLHSKNECLTYTERGFYEDSPADAGFYFCFPFLNEVDVFAPPEWVKDTVWYQIFPERFANGDKSLNPDGTLPWGSTSPTPTNFFGGDLVGIENHLDYLSQLGISGIYLTPIFKAHSNHKYDTIDYMEIDPQFGTKDTFKHFVKACHARGIRVMLDAVFNHSGYYFEPFQDVLKNGKDSNYREWFHIHEFPITKIEEADGDLRPNYDAFAFVPTMPKLNTEHPEVKEYLLNVAAYWIREFDIDGWRLDVANEIDHSFWREFRKVVKDIKPDAYILGEIWHDSMPWLLGDQFDAVMNYPVTNAIIDFAGKHSINNKAFIEQLTKLLHMYPRSVQEVAFNLLGSHDTPRILTLSANDEDLVKLQLLLQFSLPGTPCIYYGDEIGMTGGADPGCRECMVWDEEKQNQPLFKYVQQLIQLRTQSEAFGTRGDLTFVSTNLTSPLLSYIKVTKNEQLLFIINAERESHEFELPDEFINLPMKELFSEQVMEPSAKIRIGSKQAIVLKKL; encoded by the coding sequence ATGCAAAAGGAAGCCATTTATCACCGTCCAAAAAACGAATTCGCTTATGCTTATAATGAAAAAGATTTACATATTCGTTTAAAGACAAAAAAAGATGATGTAGAAGATGTCGAACTCCTATACGGAGATCCATATGAATGGGATAACGAGGCAGGTTGGCTGTTTCAAGCCGAAAAGATGATGAAAACAGGAAGTGATGAGCTTTTTGATTATTGGTTTAAAGAAGTCTCTCCTCCTTTTCGCCGCTTAAGATACGGATTTCGCCTTCATTCAAAGAATGAGTGTTTAACGTATACAGAACGAGGGTTTTATGAGGATTCACCAGCTGATGCTGGATTTTACTTTTGTTTTCCTTTTTTAAATGAGGTTGACGTTTTCGCGCCTCCAGAATGGGTTAAAGACACAGTCTGGTATCAGATCTTCCCTGAAAGATTTGCTAATGGTGATAAGTCTCTTAACCCAGACGGCACCTTGCCTTGGGGAAGCACGTCTCCTACACCGACAAATTTCTTTGGCGGCGATCTTGTAGGAATTGAGAATCATCTAGATTATCTATCACAATTAGGAATTAGCGGCATCTACCTCACTCCGATTTTTAAAGCCCATTCCAATCACAAGTATGACACGATTGACTACATGGAAATTGATCCGCAATTTGGTACTAAGGACACGTTTAAACACTTTGTCAAAGCTTGTCATGCTAGAGGAATTCGAGTCATGTTAGATGCTGTATTTAATCACTCAGGCTACTATTTTGAACCTTTTCAAGACGTCTTAAAAAATGGGAAGGATTCGAACTACCGTGAATGGTTTCATATTCATGAGTTTCCCATCACAAAAATAGAAGAAGCTGATGGTGACTTACGTCCAAATTATGATGCGTTTGCTTTTGTTCCAACAATGCCTAAGTTAAATACAGAACATCCAGAGGTGAAAGAATACCTGCTAAACGTAGCTGCTTATTGGATTCGTGAATTTGATATTGACGGCTGGCGTTTAGACGTTGCAAATGAAATTGATCATTCCTTTTGGAGAGAGTTCAGGAAAGTAGTAAAAGATATAAAACCTGATGCGTATATATTAGGAGAGATTTGGCATGATTCAATGCCTTGGCTTCTAGGAGACCAATTTGACGCAGTAATGAACTATCCTGTGACTAACGCCATTATTGACTTTGCAGGAAAACATTCAATTAATAATAAAGCGTTCATTGAACAGCTGACAAAATTACTGCATATGTATCCTCGTTCTGTTCAAGAAGTTGCTTTTAATTTATTGGGAAGTCATGATACACCAAGAATATTAACGCTCTCAGCCAACGATGAAGATCTGGTTAAGCTTCAGTTGTTACTCCAATTTTCTCTGCCTGGAACGCCTTGTATTTACTACGGAGATGAGATCGGGATGACTGGCGGTGCTGACCCTGGGTGCAGAGAATGCATGGTTTGGGATGAAGAGAAGCAAAACCAACCATTATTCAAATATGTACAACAGCTCATTCAACTTCGTACTCAGTCTGAAGCCTTTGGCACGAGAGGTGATTTAACGTTTGTTTCAACAAACCTTACCTCCCCGCTCCTCTCCTATATAAAGGTCACAAAGAATGAGCAGCTGTTATTTATCATAAATGCAGAAAGAGAATCTCATGAATTCGAGTTGCCTGATGAGTTTATTAACCTGCCAATGAAGGAATTATTTTCTGAGCAGGTTATGGAGCCATCTGCTAAAATCAGGATAGGCTCTAAACAAGCCATTGTTTTAAAGAAGCTTTAA
- a CDS encoding MATE family efflux transporter yields the protein MTKKAKTARNATLFALTWPIFIEILLHMLMGNADTLMLSQYSDDAVAAVGVSNQLLMVIIVMFGFIATGTSVLVAQHLGANQDEDAGRVATVSIIGNFIFGLFLSLLLFAAGPAILLMMGLPEELLKEATLYLQIVGGFSFIQSVLMTIGAVLRSHQFTKDVMYITIGMNILNVIGNYLFIFGPFGIPVLGVTGVAISTTISRTLGLIVIAFVLFYRLKGRLPFSFMRRSFPSYELKSLLKIGIPSAGEHLSYNGSQLVITFFIVMMGTEALTTKVYTQNIMMFILLFAIAIGQGTQIIIGHQVGAKKLDEAYERCIRSLKIAIAVSTSMAVIVYFSSRPLLSIFTNNEQIITAGATLLLLTIILEPGRAFNLVVINCLRAAGDVKFPVYLGILSMWGVSIPVAYFFGVHMGLGLVGVWIGFIADEWLRGLLMLWRWRQGHWREMSFVRHSKEDQLA from the coding sequence ATGACCAAGAAAGCAAAAACAGCACGTAATGCCACCCTCTTCGCTCTCACATGGCCGATCTTCATTGAAATTCTTCTACATATGCTGATGGGTAACGCCGATACGTTAATGCTTAGCCAGTACTCTGATGATGCGGTTGCAGCGGTTGGGGTTTCAAATCAGCTTCTGATGGTGATCATCGTCATGTTCGGCTTTATAGCCACAGGAACGAGTGTACTCGTCGCTCAGCATTTAGGAGCAAATCAAGACGAAGATGCCGGCAGAGTAGCAACCGTTTCGATTATAGGGAACTTTATCTTCGGCTTATTTTTAAGTCTGCTATTATTCGCTGCAGGGCCCGCCATCCTTCTTATGATGGGGCTTCCAGAGGAACTTTTAAAAGAAGCAACTCTCTATTTACAAATTGTCGGCGGCTTTTCATTTATTCAATCAGTTCTTATGACGATTGGAGCAGTGCTTAGAAGTCATCAGTTCACTAAAGATGTGATGTACATTACGATAGGTATGAACATTTTAAACGTAATAGGAAATTATTTATTTATTTTCGGACCGTTCGGGATCCCGGTTCTAGGGGTTACAGGGGTAGCGATTTCAACTACAATTAGTCGAACTTTGGGGTTAATCGTTATTGCATTTGTCCTGTTTTACCGACTAAAAGGGCGTCTGCCTTTTTCTTTTATGCGTCGTTCTTTCCCTTCATACGAATTAAAAAGTTTACTTAAGATCGGAATTCCGTCAGCAGGTGAACATCTTTCTTATAATGGCTCACAACTTGTGATTACCTTTTTTATCGTAATGATGGGTACAGAAGCCCTGACAACAAAAGTGTATACACAAAACATTATGATGTTTATTTTGTTATTTGCGATTGCTATAGGACAAGGAACTCAAATAATCATTGGCCATCAAGTAGGGGCAAAAAAGTTAGACGAGGCATACGAGCGATGTATTAGAAGCTTAAAGATTGCGATTGCGGTTTCAACCTCGATGGCTGTGATCGTTTACTTTTCAAGCCGCCCTCTTCTCTCAATATTCACAAATAACGAACAGATTATCACAGCGGGAGCAACCCTCTTACTTCTAACGATCATTTTAGAGCCAGGAAGAGCCTTCAATCTCGTTGTCATCAATTGTTTACGAGCGGCTGGAGATGTTAAGTTTCCTGTGTACCTTGGGATTTTATCGATGTGGGGAGTAAGTATCCCTGTTGCTTACTTCTTTGGGGTACACATGGGTCTTGGACTGGTTGGAGTGTGGATAGGTTTTATTGCGGATGAATGGCTGAGGGGCCTGTTAATGTTATGGCGCTGGCGTCAAGGTCATTGGAGAGAAATGTCCTTTGTGCGTCATTCTAAAGAAGATCAACTTGCATAG
- a CDS encoding GerMN domain-containing protein: MKKVTLMLAALLLVIFLAACGQGENAIDSNESTGNIETEENADTVEEETEVEEEPAADESTEEESTEEPVEEEHGVEEETAAEDSESVETDETPAVEEATATPVYLFFADDQVMDIYKEERSIEATDEELFKATFEAWVEGPEHANLVSLIPSNVEVQSVEEHEGTAHVSFSSALLDAQLGSGTEAMLMQQIALTMKQFGFNQTKVLIDGEEHPEMFGHIDTSVAIEAENTENIPTME, from the coding sequence ATGAAAAAAGTCACACTAATGCTAGCTGCATTACTACTTGTTATCTTTTTAGCAGCATGCGGCCAAGGGGAGAACGCCATCGATTCAAATGAATCGACTGGAAATATCGAAACTGAGGAAAATGCAGATACTGTTGAAGAAGAAACTGAAGTAGAAGAAGAGCCTGCTGCTGACGAAAGTACGGAGGAAGAATCAACTGAAGAACCAGTCGAAGAGGAACATGGTGTAGAAGAGGAAACAGCCGCTGAAGATTCAGAGTCTGTTGAGACGGATGAAACACCTGCTGTTGAAGAAGCAACAGCTACTCCAGTATATCTATTCTTTGCAGATGATCAGGTAATGGATATTTATAAAGAAGAACGTTCTATTGAAGCAACAGATGAAGAGCTTTTTAAAGCGACATTCGAAGCTTGGGTAGAAGGACCAGAACATGCTAATCTTGTTTCTCTCATCCCTAGCAACGTAGAAGTCCAATCTGTTGAAGAGCATGAAGGTACAGCTCACGTATCTTTCTCTTCTGCACTATTAGATGCTCAGCTTGGCTCTGGTACAGAAGCTATGCTTATGCAGCAAATTGCTCTTACAATGAAACAATTCGGCTTTAATCAAACGAAGGTATTAATTGATGGTGAAGAACATCCTGAAATGTTCGGCCACATTGATACAAGCGTTGCCATTGAAGCTGAAAATACAGAAAATATTCCAACAATGGAATAA
- a CDS encoding TAXI family TRAP transporter solute-binding subunit produces MKKKFAFLSAALLSVGMLLGACGGSDNAGGDEDFKTDLQMGTGSTGGTYYPLGQEMANVMNDNVDFEDFNVSAVASGASVENLGGIYQGTMQLGMTVHIPALEALNGEADFEGAAVENFGFMGHIYPEVMQVVTTENTGITSIADLEGKRVAIGPAGSGTQAAAKLILSAYGLEDGDYQAFEEGFGDAAARLQDGQLDASFGLLGLPASNIEELAFQRDVVLLPVEGEALQTILDNSDYGHLEIPADTYEFLDGPVDAITAYAILVGSTNQISEDLGYEIVKGLYENVDSISHPQGVHLDPENILNGSDGLPFHPGAEKYFKEQGIIN; encoded by the coding sequence ATGAAAAAGAAATTTGCTTTTTTATCAGCTGCATTGCTTTCTGTAGGAATGCTTCTTGGTGCCTGTGGCGGCTCTGATAATGCTGGCGGGGACGAAGATTTCAAAACAGACTTGCAAATGGGAACAGGTAGTACAGGTGGTACGTACTATCCATTAGGTCAAGAGATGGCTAATGTCATGAATGACAATGTTGATTTCGAAGACTTTAATGTAAGTGCAGTAGCATCTGGTGCATCTGTTGAAAACCTTGGAGGAATTTATCAAGGAACGATGCAGCTTGGTATGACTGTACACATCCCTGCTCTAGAAGCTCTTAACGGTGAAGCTGATTTTGAAGGTGCTGCTGTAGAGAACTTTGGATTTATGGGTCATATCTACCCAGAGGTTATGCAAGTTGTTACGACTGAAAACACTGGAATCACTTCAATTGCTGACCTTGAAGGCAAGCGTGTAGCGATTGGACCTGCAGGTAGTGGTACACAAGCTGCTGCTAAATTAATTCTTAGTGCTTACGGTTTAGAAGATGGTGATTATCAAGCTTTTGAAGAAGGTTTTGGTGACGCTGCTGCCCGTCTTCAAGATGGTCAGTTAGATGCTTCATTCGGTTTACTTGGTCTGCCTGCTAGTAACATTGAAGAACTTGCTTTCCAACGTGATGTAGTATTACTTCCTGTTGAAGGTGAAGCGCTTCAAACAATTCTTGATAACAGTGACTACGGACACTTAGAAATTCCTGCTGATACGTATGAATTTTTAGATGGTCCAGTTGATGCGATTACTGCTTATGCGATTCTTGTTGGTTCTACAAACCAAATCAGCGAAGACCTTGGTTATGAGATTGTAAAAGGTCTTTACGAGAACGTTGACAGCATTTCTCACCCACAAGGTGTGCACTTAGATCCTGAGAACATCTTAAATGGTTCTGATGGTCTACCATTCCACCCTGGTGCAGAAAAGTACTTCAAAGAACAAGGCATTATTAACTAA